The Apium graveolens cultivar Ventura chromosome 11, ASM990537v1, whole genome shotgun sequence genome has a window encoding:
- the LOC141697595 gene encoding glyceraldehyde-3-phosphate dehydrogenase, cytosolic-like has protein sequence MAYMFKYDSVHGAWKHQELKVKDENTLLFGEKPIAVFGCRNPGEIPWAGTGAEYIVESTGVSTDKDKAAAHLKGGAKKIIIFAPSKDAPMFVVGVDEKEYTSDIHIVSNAGCTTNGMAPLAKNVKGSLSAILRRQIL, from the exons ATG GCATATATGTTCAAGTATGACAGTGTTCACGGTGCGTGGAAGCATCAAGAACTAAAAGTGAAGGATGAGAATACCCTTCTTTTTGGTGAGAAGCCTATTGCTGTTTTCGGCTGCAG AAACCCAGGGGAGATCCCTTGGGCTGGCACTGGTGCAGAGTATATTGTGGAGTCCACTGGTGTGTCTACCGACAAGGACAAGGCTGCTGCACATTTGAAG GGAGGTGCAAAGAAGATTATCATTTTTGCTCCTAGCAAGGATGCTCCCATGTTCGTTGTGGGTGTCGACGAGAAGGAATACACATCAGACATTCACATTGTTTCTAATGCTGGTTGCACTACCAACGGCATGGCTCCCCTTGCAAAG AATGTGAAAGGAAGTCTATCTGCGATACTGAGAAGGCAAATATTGTAG